TTAAGAGAAACTGAAAAAGATTTGAAAATTATGGTTGAGGCCAGAAATTTAATCGAGGTTGAAGAAATATTAAAAAGTAATGGTATTTATAGAATTTTACTTGATAACTTTGACTATGAAGATACAAGGAAAGCTGTAAAACTGATAGGAGATAAATGCCTTATTGAATCTTCTGGTAATATAAATGAAATTACTATTAGGCATTATGCAGAATGCGGTGTAAATTATATTTCGTGTGGTGCTTTAACGCATTCTGTCCATAACATGGATTTGAGTTTAAAAGCTATAAAATAGTTTTATCACTCTTAATAGTCGTTTAGTTTTCTTGATAAACAAGAAATTTTAAACTTTTAAGCTAAATTAATGACCAAGCCCGTTGAAGACAAACTTGATAAGATTCCAGTAATAAATGTCTTGGCGCGAGTTTTTAAGCAAATAAAATTACCAGGCCTTGAGGGGTTATCGTTTTACGATTTATTAGAACTTTATATTATAGGTATTTTAAGAGGAGCTTTAACAACCCGGGCAAGTGCTATTGCTTTTAGTTTTTTTATGGCACTGTTTCCTTTTTTATTATTTGTGTTAATTATTATTCCATATGTACCGATTGATGATTTTAAAATTGAATTCTTGACCTTTTTGGAATCCTTTCTACCACCAAATACATCTGATTTTTTCGTTGAAAACATATTCGAAAACATTGATAAAACACAACGAGGAGGCTTATTGTCTTCTGTTTTTGTATTATCAATTGCATTAATGGCAAATGGTGTGAATGCTGTATTTTCTGGTTTTGAAAACTCGTATCACGAGCAATTGACCCGTAACGTTTTCAAACAATATTTGTATGCTTTAGGTATTGCGTTGATACTGGCATTTTTACTTATTATCACCATCGCTGTTTTAGGGTATTTCCAAATATATGTCGTGCAGGAATTATTTGCTGCTCTAGAAAATCAAGGCTATCAAGTTGAAAACCAAAATGTATTATGGACAGATATTGCTAAATATGCTTTCTTTATTATGATGGTATATTTAGCCACAGCAAC
The Flavivirga spongiicola genome window above contains:
- a CDS encoding YihY/virulence factor BrkB family protein, coding for MTKPVEDKLDKIPVINVLARVFKQIKLPGLEGLSFYDLLELYIIGILRGALTTRASAIAFSFFMALFPFLLFVLIIIPYVPIDDFKIEFLTFLESFLPPNTSDFFVENIFENIDKTQRGGLLSSVFVLSIALMANGVNAVFSGFENSYHEQLTRNVFKQYLYALGIALILAFLLIITIAVLGYFQIYVVQELFAALENQGYQVENQNVLWTDIAKYAFFIMMVYLATATLYYFGTQEGRHSKFFSVGALFTTLLIILSSYLFGLYIENFGQYNKLYGSIGALLILLFYLWLNANILLLGYELNASLNKLRKRC